The Clostridium sp. DL-VIII DNA window CATAGTTATGTCAGAAGTTGAAGATTCTAATGAAAATATTTGGAGCTTTTTACTTATGAGTGGGTATTTAAAAGCTTTAAAAACGGAAAATATAGAGGGGATGCTAAATTGTAAGCTCAAAATTCCTAATAAGGAAGTTTTAATATTCTATAAAAATTTAATTGAAAAGTGGTTCAAAGAAGCGAGTAATAATGAATATTATAATACAATGCTGGATACATTAACAAATGGAAATATAAAAGTGTTCGAAGGTATATTTAAAGAATTTGTAATTAATAATTTAAGCTATTTTGATATATCAGGAAAAGAACCTGAAAGAGTATATCATGCTTTTGTACTTGGAATGCTTGTATCACTTTCTAATGAATATGAAGTTAACTCTAACAAAGAAAGTGGATATGGAAGATATGATGTTATTATAATACCTAAAGATATTTCTAAAATAGGAATTATTATTGAATTTAAGAAAATCGATTATTTCTTGGATGACACTATAGAAAAAGCAACAAAAGAAGCATTAAAGCAAATTGATGAAAAAAGATATGAAACAGAGTTAGTGCAAAAAGGTATAAATAATATACTAAAGCTTGCCATTGTATTTAAAGGAAAAGAAATTAAGGTTACTCAAGGCTAAAATATAGAATTTATAAGGTGGTTTAGAAAAAGACTACCTTATTTTTATTTGTTAGTCTTTTCTGATTATAATGAAAAATTTAATTAAATTATGACGTTTATTTTTTTACGGATAACTATAGTAGTAGAAAAAGTAAAAATTAAACGATACTTTTAGAAATACTATTTAAGTATAAGAATAGGATGTTACTCATATTGATACACTAGCTAATAAATAACAGTACTCGATTCTTGTATTTATGATATAATTAATTAAAATTCTAGATACTTTTTTTATAAAAGAGATGTAGAATACATAGAATGTTTAACGTTAACATAAAAAAGGGAGAACGAATATGAAAAAGAATAATTATTTATCAACAATTTTAATTCTGGTAACTACTGTATTTAGTTTTTATATTATAGGGAAAAACTTTTTTTCTCAGGTAGATCAGGGAGGGATTAAAACAGCTTTACCACTTCTGATTCCAGCATTAATTTTAATTATTCCTTTAATGGCACTGCTTATAATGATGATAGTTAGAGAAGTTAAGTATGGAAAGCTTCTTGCTGATGGAGTAAAAAGCGTTGGAATTATAAAAAAATCAACACAGACAGGAAATTATATAAGAAAACGACCAGAAGTAAAATTTGAGCTTACTGTTTTAGAAGAAGATGGTGCTGAGTTCAATGGAGAAGTAATAGCAACTGTTCATTCAGGCGAATTAGAATTTCTTAAAGAGGGGGAACCAATTCCTATTATCTACAATATCAATGATAAAAAGCAGATATATGTTGATAGAAAACCAAATATAAATAAGCTTAAAGAGCAAATTAATAAGTATAGAACAAAAAAACAATATTAAATAGCTTAAATAATATTAAAAATAAATTTTTAGTATAGACAGCATGATTTTTAGCAAATACTAGCTTTATATGAAATACATAATAAAGCAAAGGAAGGAGTTAAAATCAGCATATTTTATGCGGATTTTTATGAAAAGATGTTTATACCTAAAAGAATTATATTTGAAAAGGATTCATTGAATTATGAAACAGCTCAGAATATTTTAAATAAGTTTAAAGATAGAAATGATATTGAAATTATTAATTTGACTTCTAATAAATTGAAGCAGCACATTCCAGGAGAGGATTTTTATTCTCAATATAGGGAAGGGAAAAAGACATTAGTGGTTGGAATAAAAAAAAGCTTAAAATTTCAATCCTGCAAGCCATCAGCTCATTATCAGTTACCATTAGTATCTGGATGCATTGGACAATGTGAATATTGTTATTTGAATACAAAGCTTGGTGATAAGCCCTTTGTAAAAGTTCATGTTAATATTGAGGAGATCCTTGCTCAGGCTCAAAGGTATATGAGTGAAAGAGGTAAAGATATAACCATATTTGAAGGAGCTGCTACATCAGATCCTATTCCTGTGGAGCCATATACTCATTCCTTAGAAAGAGCTATAGAGTTTTTTGGAAGCAATGACAATGCTAGGTTTAGATTTGTTACTAAATATGATGATGTGGATTCTTTACTTAACTTAAAACATAATGGTCATACAGAAATGAGATTTACTATTAATACTTCATATGTTATAGATCAATATGAGCATGCAACGGCTTCACGTGATTTAAGGATAGAAGCAAGCATTAAAGCAGCCAAGGCTGGATATCCTATAGGCTTCTTAATTGCACCTATATTTATATATCCAAATTGGAAGGAAGAATATCATGATTTATTACTAAAATTAAGTAAGAGACTTCCAAAGGATTTGAATTTTCCTGTTACCTTTGAAATAATATCTCATAGATACACGACTACAGCTAAAAATATAATCCTTAAGGTGTTTCCAGAAACTAAGTTACCAATGAAGGATGAGGAGCGCAAGTTTAAATATGGGCAGTTTGGATATGGAAAGTATGTATATCAAAAAGAGAATTTAGACGAGATGAAAGAATTTTTTATAAGTGAGATAGACAGACTATTTATAAATAAGGAAATTAAATATGTTATTTAAATTTGTAAGAAATTATATGTAAGCTATAGATTAACAAGGATAGTAGTTTTTCTGCTAAATTACTATAGAATATGGTTGTAAACTTTAGGGATACAGAAGTTTACAGCTATATTTTAAAAGTAATACTGGCACAAGGCTACTATTTTTGCATTAGGGCTGCTAATTTTTCATACAAAATAAAATTGCTGGTTATAATACTAAAGATAATAGGATTTTATAGTAAGCTTCTTATAATAGATTTTCTAAATCATATAAGAATTAATTCGTATAAAAATTATAAGAATTATCTAAAAAAGTCTTGACTATGTGAATATGGAGGAATATACTAATAACATAGTAAACAGATAAGAATTATACGGAAACTGAAGGAGTGGTTTAAATGTCAAAGATATATAAGAATTTAGCTGAATTAGTAGGAAGAACACCATTATTAGAAGTAGCAAACTATAGTGCAGGAAAAGATTTGAAAGCAACTATATTAACTAAATTAGAATATTTTAATCCAGCAGGAAGCGTTAAAGATAGAATTGCAAAGGCTATGATTGAAGACGCTGAAAAGAAAGGCGTACTAAAGCCAGGATCAGTAATAATTGAACCAACTAGTGGTAACACAGGAATCGGAGTTGCATCTGTAGGTACTGCAAAAGGTTATAAAGTTATAATTGTTATGCCGGAAACAATGAGTGTAGAAAGACGTAGTCTTATAAAAGCTTATGGTGCAGAAATAGTTTTAACAGAAGGAGCTAAAGGAATGAAAGGAGCAATTGCTAAAGCTGATGAATTAGCAAGTGAAACTCCAAATTCATTTATACCAGGACAATTCGTAAATCCAGCTAATCCTGAAATACACAAAAATACAACAGGACCTGAAATTTGGGAAGATACAGATGGAAAAGTTGATATATTTGTTGCAGGTGTAGGAACAGGTGGAACTGTAACAGGTGTTGGAGAATATTTAAAATCTCAAAATCCGAACGTTAAGATTGTAGCAGTAGAGCCAGCAGATTCACCAGTATTATCTGAAGGTAAATCAGGCCCACACAAAATACAAGGCATTGGTGCAGGATTTGTTCCAGATGTTTTAAACACTAAAATATATGATGAAATAATAACAGTAAAAAATGAAGATGCATTTACAGGATCTAGAGAGTTATCTAAAAAAGAAGGATTACTTGTTGGAATTTCTTCAGGAGCTGCTATATTTGCCGCAACTGAACTTGCAAAACGTCCAGAAAACGCTGGAAAGACAATAGTAGCATTATTACCTGATACAGGAGAACGTTACTTATCAACTGCTTTATTTGAAGAAAAATAAAATATGATTGTAAAGAGATTAAAGAATCATTAAATATATATAAGTATTAGAGGTGTTGTGCCAGAAATTAGCACAGTACCTTTTTTTTATTTGCATGGAAAGTTATAGAATTATATTAGACTGGAAAATTCATAAAATAAGGAGCTAGGCAGGTTTTTATTGACAATTTACAATGAACAATTGAGAAGTAGCATAGAGACTTTTTATTGTATATGGCATTAAGTAA harbors:
- the splB gene encoding spore photoproduct lyase; amino-acid sequence: MFIPKRIIFEKDSLNYETAQNILNKFKDRNDIEIINLTSNKLKQHIPGEDFYSQYREGKKTLVVGIKKSLKFQSCKPSAHYQLPLVSGCIGQCEYCYLNTKLGDKPFVKVHVNIEEILAQAQRYMSERGKDITIFEGAATSDPIPVEPYTHSLERAIEFFGSNDNARFRFVTKYDDVDSLLNLKHNGHTEMRFTINTSYVIDQYEHATASRDLRIEASIKAAKAGYPIGFLIAPIFIYPNWKEEYHDLLLKLSKRLPKDLNFPVTFEIISHRYTTTAKNIILKVFPETKLPMKDEERKFKYGQFGYGKYVYQKENLDEMKEFFISEIDRLFINKEIKYVI
- the cysK gene encoding cysteine synthase A gives rise to the protein MSKIYKNLAELVGRTPLLEVANYSAGKDLKATILTKLEYFNPAGSVKDRIAKAMIEDAEKKGVLKPGSVIIEPTSGNTGIGVASVGTAKGYKVIIVMPETMSVERRSLIKAYGAEIVLTEGAKGMKGAIAKADELASETPNSFIPGQFVNPANPEIHKNTTGPEIWEDTDGKVDIFVAGVGTGGTVTGVGEYLKSQNPNVKIVAVEPADSPVLSEGKSGPHKIQGIGAGFVPDVLNTKIYDEIITVKNEDAFTGSRELSKKEGLLVGISSGAAIFAATELAKRPENAGKTIVALLPDTGERYLSTALFEEK